Below is a genomic region from Papilio machaon chromosome 19, ilPapMach1.1, whole genome shotgun sequence.
ACAAAATACTAGGTACCTATTTAGGTGAAAAGTTTTAACGTTCACAATTAAATTAGatagaatatttttcataGCAATAATACGTGCTAAATTGTAGCTCTTATGGTTACATTATACTGTACGATATTATCCTATGTGGGAAGCATATAtaattctttgactgtacATATTGGTAACGATGTCAAAGACACAGCactttattgaataataaacaCATAACAGTCACAACcgcattgaaatttatttggcGTGACCAAATATATCTATAGAAAACTGACTGCCACATTAGGAATTGGTAAGTTTACATAATGATTGTACAGACAACGATCctgtattaaacaataaaagggTCAAAACAAAAGGTCTATCAAAGACCTTTACTATGGAAGACCATTTACACAATTActatatctataaaattaaaaaattggagtgtctgcagtactataaaaaaaaatcgcgaaaatgatgtatttttaatatttttgtttatctgcCTGTCTCCATCCATCTCCAAAACGGGACTGACATTCACGGGACTTTTCTGGAAGGTAACTTATTAAGGCCTTCATGATTACGATGTCTACTTACGACTAATTAAGTATAgtagtaacataaatataagtgTCGagtttaaatcttattaagaGTTCTattgttatagttttttttagtaatctGTTATTCAGTCAGTAACTTAATGCAATAAGCAAGTTATAATATAAGGTAACAagctaataattttaaaaaagaacctGTCAGTGAGAAAGTAGGGTTCGACCGCAAGCGAAACAAATTTGAGTATAGAAACCATTGAAATGTCGACCAGTcgattacataatataaaatatgcaagTCAATAACTAGAATGTAAAGTtagagaaattttattttcactaataACTTAAGAAActtctaatttattaatgaaacataacagatattatgtaattttaaaattatatttacattttccaTCGCTATTAACTTTCTTACTTTGAAAAGGAAATGTGACGCAACCTAAACATATCtgacaaaaaatatgtgtGTAAAGTGAAGTATTCAGCTCTGGGCCAACATGGTAACAGTGGTAAGTAAGCCGAGTGgattatatcataaggtggctaACGAGCAACCACCTGAatacgccgaaatagcgaagcgaccactgccaACAGATACCCGTAAttacagatgcattgcctaacTTTAATCGACGTAGGACGGGATGTACAGAAAAAGCATatatccccttcctatgcatctcctacTTCAGCTCCAGAGTAGACTCGATCACCTCGTTGGGGCAATTTATGagctatttataatgttgCTTTAGTTATGGtacatgtaaattaaataagtgtGTGCTTACAACCTGTAATTTCTTTTAGAAGGGGCTTACAGTTAAAATTATGAAGGATACAAATTCGCGAGTCGTGCCACATGTAGTAGCTATATAAGTATACGAATACCTAAGTAATTGTTAATTCACGTGGCAGCTCAAGCGTACAGTAACGGTGGCTCGATCAAACGTTGGCGTGTGTGCCCAATGTTTGCTCAAACTGTCCTGGTATTCTGGCCTAGATCCTACAATGCATTACAAGAGCTATTGAGTTAACACCTATGGGTTACAATTCATTATGTACGTAGTATATTGTTTGTATatcacttatttaaattatatgaaaagaaGAGGTAgaccttttaatataaagtggAATGGTAAACTAGTAGGGATAGGCCTAAGAAGAGATGGATTACGTTAAGTGATATGATTTGATTAACGGAAGACAGCTCGATGGACTAAACACTAAAGGACGAAAAACTGGTGCAACGACCTAAAGTACAATAAGCAAGATCATAcatgagaaaaataaacaatgagcAATATCTTCACGGCGTATACGAACAAGTGTAGATACGGACATGCTTTAACGGTACGACAGGTGTTGACCTACATACCGGCCGCGCTGAGCTATCGACTAACAACCCGCTTTGTTTATTGATGCTTACGTGCTGCCTTTAAATATACTCGTATTCAATACTTTATctgagtaatttaaaatatctacaaTGTAGATTGAAATCTTGGATAACAATTTGATAGGTGtttacagttaaaattatGAAGGACACAAATTCGCGAGTCGTTTTTtcgtgactgagtagtcactgtttgccttacAGAgacatttacagtttcaccgagcttgaggtggccgggcgcagatggcgcttagcctaaacctcgtttatgagtaactaggctcgagggctcccacgggagcctcggctcgggctgttacttcgtcgCGAGTCGTACTCCATCTAGTAGATACATAAGtatacgaataaaaaataataaaaaaacttgagagttgtcaagggacacccggatggaacgaagttcctttctattaattagtgaaggaaccaatgtttattctatgaataaaaaacttaagtcttcacaagaagtacattttattcgtTTATACGTTtatagcgctcattcgtcgttaacatacttactatagcaaaaagtgtcttgacaacttttcgtaagaattttttccgtctagccccctttcacaacgcgcgataaggaacttcgttccaaaagataaaattctttatttttcatacgAATTACGATGATGACAATCATTGCTGTCATCGTAATTCGTTATCACACTACGCTGTCGACACTAACTCAAGTTGTCATTGTTGGAAGCGGATCTGCGGCAGCGATGTAGCACGGCCATTAAGCATGATTCAGAAATCCGGCCGAGTTACGATAGTTTTCTTGCGCAAGTGCACTGGTGTGACGCTCTACCACTGTACGAGCTAAATGTCTATGGCGCTACACTCTTGTCTCAATAACATCTCCACTAATGCACttttgaaatacatattttatgttaaagcaTGATATGATTTAAGGGTAGAGTCCGCAGCAGCATTAGCTGCTGTACGAATGGCTCTCTCGACCGATACAATATCCAACCACACAGATGATGAGCACGAATTAGAGTAATACCGCGTTTCGCCTGAGCTGTTTAtaccggaggtctaattttaatccCCTAACCCTTCTGAccggaaggggaggtggattccGAGGAGTAGGGAGTGTATATGAAAGGGGAAAAATcctttttctataaattagctgttttctattttccaGATATTATCTGCAACTTTTTAACTTGTCACTTcggcattttattttttattaggtgGTGAACCTTTTATTTCAACCAagtaacttgtttttttttctaacaagttattgtaaatacataaaaataaaatcaaaccgGATTATGAAGTTTCCGAAGTACGTAATACAACTTACACAATGTTCAGTCGATGAATCACTACTAAAGCCTTACTTAACAAGTGACGTACGACTCCTTTTGTTGCggactaaataaaaaagataaaaatcctCTAACTCCTATAAGGATAGGAAATCTAGATGGCTTACCAAATCAGAAGTATATGCTAGTTTTTCCTCTTTTCCAATtgaccgttggtttctgagacaaaaatctgtgtataaaacatcatccctgtcattatctttgacaaaacagacataacaatatgttttaaaatgggACTTTGGTCttggaaacccacggtaagtaaCGTTTAAATAATACGGAACTTTTCTTGACAATTTTaagcaaaaatttttttatttggcttttgaaatattaaacaagtcGTTAAAAGTGCAAGTGAacaactatattattatagtcAATAATAAATCGTGAGCCCGCATGTATTTACATTCTGCATTCCCTTTGTAAACGAAAACTACTGCAGCGATAGTGTTATCGAAACTGTATGTACTCGTAGAGAAACTTTAGTTTTACATATCTAAGtacttagaaattaaatacattatttattacatcattTGTTTCATTACAGCAACTAGTTCGACAACACATtgggtgaaaaaaaaaaaacaaagatatatcTTAAGAAAGTAtcaccagaacggctgcatggatttTCCTGAAATTTAGCATCGATTTACAACATAGCCTGGAGAAACACATaggttattaagttttttttaattccgtcaTACGgaattgcgggcgacagctagtatgtttataaatatatttttctacggGTGTTTAGTAGTGACAACTCAGCGCAATTTTTCCTTACTATAGCGTGTTGACATAAGAAATTCCTATATGAATAGTCAAAGCAGACATAACGGAATTCATCATCCACCAATCTATAGTTCCATTGAATGTAGCAAACATGACGTATTTTCAACGGTAAACTatgtattttagttatttattgccCGCAACACCGCCCGTgcgaaattaaatgaaaaaaaacttgagaggtgtcaagggacacccggatggaacgaagttactttcgattaattagtgaaggaaccaatgtttattctatgaataaaaaacttaagtcttcacaagtacattttatttctatgaattttcgttatatattgtcacgtcgttgccatggtgaagtagcgctcattcgtcgttaacatacttactatggcaaaaagtgtcgtgacaacttttcgtaagaattttttccgtctagccccctttcacaacgcgcgataaggaacttcgttccaaaaaatgACTCAAttacctatgtgttcttccaggttatgttctacatctacgccAAGCAGCCGTTTGggagataccttcgaacaaacatacatccatccaaattcgcatttctaatattagtaattcataattaattaatactaacTTTTGTCGTATAATAAACTTCTTTAAATCAGATTTCCACCTAGGGATTAGTCGCGGGACACCACTCGCTCCATAATGAAATAAGACATTTGACTCTTAAAATCACCGGTCTTAGTTGCACAGCCAGTGGAAATGCGCACATAACCGCATACAACAGCCGAAGTCCGTAGGAACCGGTCCGGGAGGTGGAAATATTTGGGTTAGCTCGTGCCAGTGCCGCCCGGTTACCCACTTTACATTGTTTGTGGGCTACTCTCACTTGCAATCCTTGACATTGAATTAGGATTTTGAAAAACATCTGCcatgtatgtttttataaacttaacattatatttttttttctaaatattattgtaaatgttttcagaTAGCTTCGCGGTACTTTGCGCTAGTCACTAGACACGTAAGCCTGGAGTATGGAGTCACAGGACTTCATTTTAGGTATTGCGggaagatatttgaaaatactaaaagactaaataattaatagatactattattatattcacttaacttaacttaaaacaaaaggAAGAACAGAACTCGTTACTACatcattatttgtattatgttaCATATGCCTCGTTTACATTAAGCCAGTACAGTACCACTGGCTTGGCAAGGAATCTTTTGGTACACTGACGCCAGttagtgtttacatttttccaGTTGTATACCAGCGTTGTATTACAGcgctactgtttttttttcctttcgaaTATCTAAGTGATATCCGGATAACAATTTCGTAAACTCCATATGAATAAGAATCGCTTGAGCGTTTGTATCGATATTTTTATCCAAAGACTATAAAAATGCAAAGGCATTCATTGATATGCAAGGAAGCGTTCAGTCTACTTTTTACTCTGTATTTTTAGGTGAAATCATACGAGTGTAGTTagcaaacaaaacaacaagaaTTACTTCCTCACTCTAAGTCGCGATTAAGTATGAAAATTCTACACTAAAAGACTGCCTTAGCGACGAATGTCTCTTGAGTGCTGAAGTTAAACCTCATTATGGAGCGATTTTTCTAGTATTTAGATATgttcgtttaattttaattaaattacttacatTTACAAAGTTTACATTTGATTTTGAAATATCTTATAGTTTATTTCCCTGGGCAATCGGTTCCGTTCACCCAGTTGCGTGCTTGCCGTGAATATAGTATACGGTTATATGCATGGTGGTAAGTGAAGCAACACCGTTTCTAAGCTATGGATCATCGAATCTAATCGTTTTCATACTGATTTCTACCacgttgtaaaattaatttgaattaatttaataggttttcttttttttcctaCATATTTTGCTGCTGCCTGATATGCATATTTTATTGAGACATTTTCTTTaatcttttcattttcaaaaacttatattattagacaaataaatacttattgcTATGAccggtttaaaatattttagtttttcatcTTCCAAACCACTGTTCGTCTTCCTAATCAAGCTTTTATAAATGTCCGTTtcgattatattaaatatataggttgtggtttataaaaaaaaaaactaagaagaAACCCGGACGCTTTCCTTATGGGGTGTAAAATCAAGGCCGGCCAACGGGGGCAAGTcagaaaaaactaaacaaaccAGCCCTAGGCCTGGCTTTAATCGAATAACGTCGATAATCGATACTTGTTCaaaattgaacaataaaatgttttttaaaacttaactaaAGAAAAATTGCGTTAAGAAGCTTAACACAAATAATAACGTTTTTATGTgacattcaatttaattaattagtacaaATTCTTACCTTTAGTTATTGATATATCAGCTGTTTTAATCTCAAAAGTATGCTAAAATCAACAagcactattttttttacacgttGTACCAACTTTCACATATTACAATCCACTGACACACGAGTTCCGTATACAATAAAACAGTCAAGCAAACATTTAacgaattttaattatgtctgacacaaataattaaatttttatttaacaatcacaaatatttttattaatatgaatttttaaatacaaacgaCGAACTAAAATGTTCAAACATGCGCGCGCAGTAATGGCCGATACGAACTGCCGCGCTTCGAAGACTTCACACAAGATTTGTGAGGAAAAGAGATAAAATATACGTTTGTCATAATGAAGAAAGTGATAGCTATACGTGTAGCGTAGCGGGAACTTTTTTCTCCTTTCGCGCGTCAACTTTCTAAAACATGATGAATTttgtcatatatttattacacatcttgaaagaattattttctttgaatttacctaacataattttaaaatatacataatatacctATAGAATGtactaaatttcaaatttaaaactatctaCTCATTTAGGAAAACATTTTACAGATCGAATCGCTttcagttttctattttctacTGATAATAAGATGTTAATGTCAtatcaaacaattttatttattaaaaactattaaattatttgcgTCACAGCTTGCATTTTCAAAATGACTAATTCATGTCACACTGATATGGCTCGTTGGTCTAGGGGTATGATTCTCGCTTCGGGTGCGAGAGGTCCCGGGTTCAAATCCCGGACGAGCCCAGAAGTACCTTTTTGTTGCTGCTAAAGTCAActagtaaaagtaaaataatattttaattattttttgcagtGCCTGTAACTTTCTGGTACCTGatagaataatatatttttttgataaataagtTTAGCGATTAACTTACGGATAGTTAAGTATATCCAGCGTTAGATTTTGcagtatgtaaataaaaataaactcctTATTTTAGTCATTCGATAGGTGCCGAGATCCGAAAGAGAAAgtcacaatatttaattattaaaggtTTCGAAAAAAATTTTACGATAAATGCTTAATTACTGCCCTCTATGTGATATTTTAGAATTGTAAGCTTGGATTACTACTGATTTGCAGAGATTATTTGGTAGAAACATAGATGTCAGGCTtgttaacgaaaaaaaaatacaacccTAGCTGTTTAAGCAAATTGCATCTCTTCGCAATTTTATAGGTAGGACAATGTCCATAGTTTTTGGTTGGTTTATACACGACAGGTGTTCGTTTAACAACCCCTTCCCCTCCTCTTTCCTCAGAAAACATAACTGACAAAACCAAACAATTTACGAAGaaacttttgtaataaaacttatttctttatatagtGTTAACAATGTGATAAGAATTTAGCTAAGCTTTCTATCATTTACGTGGTTTTGAGTGCCGTTTAACTGTTAAGTTCataccaaaaaaaacaataaattagtaataacATAATGTCGGGTGCAAGTACAAGCACAACCGCCCAAAGTCCTCCGGCTATTGCCTCAATAAACGATGTCAGTGCTTTATTTCAAACAGCAAAGAAGTATGAAGAACTGAACGTTATAGGAAcaggtatatttattactttataaccTACTAATGCCATGTGCCGGCGAAGTACATCTCGcgcattttttgtttgtaatcaATGTCATCGAAGTTTAAATATAGAGTAAagcaatttcatttttttcctGTTACTTAAATTGGATTGTTAATTATCCTACATTTTAGAgatatatgatttttatttattttacaccaGGACAATAATATCAAGCAACAGCAAAACCTAAAGACCAGGTCTAGACTCACCTATTCTGAAGTGCTAGAGATAatgatgtattaaatatttttatttctttcaggTGCCTATGGTACAGTGTATAAAGCCAGAGATCTGCACAATGGAGGTCAGATTGTGGCCATGAAAAAGGTTAAAGTAGCGCTAACAGAAGATGGCATACCTCTTTCTACATTAAGAGAAATTGCGCTATTGAGACAGCTAGAAGCATATAGACATCCAAACATAGTTCGGTGAGGGTATAATTTTCATTCTGATAAAGGTTAATAACTGTTTTGCCTTTTCCTAATATATTATTCTTGTCTTTGTGGTATAAACTCAATGAATAACTTTTTTGGTTTTATGTCTGACCTTTTaaactggcataatgtaagtATGGTTTTATGCATTTtactaattcaatttatttttatgttactttattgaattaaacagTAAAAATCATGTATAACATATAGATATCTCTCTCATTCTAGTTGGAAAAATAGAGAcagctatttatttaaatacaatttttcgCCACTAGCTGAATAACAGGTGTAATTagtactttttttgttttcagtttGCTAGATGTATGTCATGGTGGTCAGTCAGTAGACCGTGATCATCAATTGGTGCTGTTCCTTGTCTTCGAACATGTAGAACAGGATCTGGAGTTGTACTTAAAGAAAGCACCGGGACCACTCTCCGAGAACAGAATAAGggtaatgttaatttaatatttcaactcTATATGATGAAAACAGTTATATCTGTCATTAGATCTCTTAAGAgatgtaattattttcgtaGGATGGGTTCATTTATTTATGGTTAATATGACTAGACTAttcttatttatgtacaactagctgttacccgcgacttcgtccgcgcggaataaaaaaaaatgcacacaaaataaaaaagttcctatgtccgtctcctagttctaagctaccttcccatcaattttcagctaaatcagttcgaccgatcttgactagtgaatagtgtaactaacacgactttcttttatatatatagatacatgTTTTGTAGTCATAATTGTATGTAGCCAACAAATTTGCACTCCGCCAGTGCAATTCACTGAGGCCTACTCTTCCCTAACATTGTAGCCTTAAGACAAAGGCACGGCCTGCCAATGGTCTCGATTAAATCTAGGGTGGAGCAggtagaaaaaaattcttaattccaaagtaatgtttaatagctagggtataaaaaaattgacaagtTCTTACCGAGTTATCTATGTGGATCTATAGGTATATATCTATTTGGTATTTATTCGATTCTCTAGGTGGTTGAGCAGCTGCCCCATTTGCCCACCTCCCTCCGACGATGCCCATATCTCGAGACCCTCAGTGGGACTGCATGACTAAGTTGTTGtcaaaaataagattaaaagtTTTGTATGGAAACATTCTTAAAGTTTGGTCTACAACTGATTTGTTTTcctactttgttatttttcagaGTATGTCCTACGACATTCTATGCGGTGTTGATTTCCTCCATTCGCACCGCATCGTGCACCGCGACTTGAAGCCACACAACTTGCTGGTGACGGCCGCAGGTCGAGTCAAACTGGCTGACTTTGGCCTCGCCAAGACCTATGATACTGAAATGAAGCTCACCAGTGTAGTGAGTATAGTATACGTTCTATTGATTATACTTTGCTAAATCCAGATCACCCCTAAATTCACCCCTAACTCgtggtaggctccgagcccctcggtggagacgtacagtgagctgatgatgatatccAGAGAAACATGACTCCTTGACATCTAATTTAGATATTCCaataaacctttttaaaaattatacagctTTTGTTAAACCATTtgttgcttatttttttttacttgtgtaCCCGCAATATTATACATCATCTAGGTCTACTGAGTACAGTGAAATTTGTTCAAAGTATACTGTTTTGACCTCTTTATGTTTTGAccattccttcactaattgcGTAAGGCCTTCAtacatttataagaaaaggatggtaAGCGTAAGTGGATTTAAAGTAAGGAATgcataagaaaagaaaatatttctgtcgattaaaggcgATCCCGTCACCATTTTgtcgaattcaggtggctgcttgcttgtttgccacttttttaataaagaaaatacaatattaaacatcCAGGTGGTGACACTCTGGTACCGTCCACCAGAGGTGCTACTTGGCGTATCGTATAACACTGCGGTAGATGTGTGGTCATGCGGCTGCGTGCTGGCTCAGCTCCACACCAGGTCGCCCCTCCTGCCAGGCTCCTCCGACTCCGACCAGCTGCATTGTATATTCAGGTAATTGTGTAGAAATTTTCGTGAAGGATAGATGCTAATGAAGTACAGACGCTAGTGAAGTACAGACGCTAATGAAGTACAGACGCTAGTTAAGTAAAGACGCTAGGGAAGTACAGGCGCTAGTGAATTACAGACGCTAGGGAAGTACAGGCGCTTGTGAATTACAGACGCTAGGGAAGTACAGGTGCTAGTGAATTACAGACGTTAGTGAAGTACAGAGGCTAGGGAAGTACAGACGCTAGTGAAATACAGACGCTGGTGAAGTACAGAGGCTAGTGAAGTACATACGCTAGTGAAATACAGACGCTGGTGAAGTACAGAGGCTAGTGAAGTACATACGCTAGTGAAATACAGACGCTGGTGAAGTACAGAGGCTAGTGAAGTACATACACTAGTGAAATACAGACGCTGGTGAAGTACAGAGGCTAGTGAAGTACATACACTAGTGAAATACAGACGCTGGTGAAGTACAGAGGCTAGTGAAGTACAGACGCTAGAGAAGTACAGACGCTTCTGAAGTAGACATGCTCgtcaaaattttgttttacatgttTCAGACTGATAGGCAGGCCGCCGCGTCAGGAGTGGCCTGACAATGTGTCAGTAGTTGCTGACAGTTTCCCCCCCTACCCTGCCCGTGACCTGGCTGACATACTGCCCCGGGCACATCCCAACGCTGTTAACATGATTAAGGTAAgactatattttgttttgtttactgAGAAATGACAAAATCATTCATATATAaagtactagctgttgcccgctactccgtctatacgaaattaaaaaatatgaataagtagcctatgcgtattatggtctacatctgtgctaaatttcatcaagatctgttgagctgttccggagataccttcaaacaaacatccatccatctaaacattcgcatttataatattagtaagataaaggGTATTTTACACTatcacttttaatttttataggtTTAATTgtgtagtattaaatatatattagtcatagatatcttactaatattataaatgcgaatgtttggatggatgggtgtttgtttgaaggtgggtccggaatggctcaacgtatcttaatgacatttggcacagatttacaCCATAGTTGGGAATAACGCATagactattaataaattgttttataaattccgtgcggacagagtcaTGGGCGACAagtagttaaataataaatcagtcattccttatttcttttattaggGTATGCTTGTATTCGATCCTGCGAAACGTCTGACAGCACTGGACTGTCTGGAACATCCATACTTCACAGAGGAACCACTCACGTAGACCCCTCGATTGGGGGGTCATTGCCACTTTCAAGGGGTCAATGTAAgacaaatcaaaataaatcaaataagtaatattgctaattattttttttaataattagttatagttaagttaataattctagaaataattaatatttacttcaaaATGGCAGCGAGGTTTTCTTTTGGATCTGTATATAAATGGTTTAAATtgctgttaaaaataatgtgaataattgaaaaagaaaattgacatttttaattatcaataatattgtttatatcaataataatcattttgtaatttttatataattcatacaaaaaaaaacaataaagattGAATGATctcaacaaaaacaatatgaaaaaaaaaatcttgtgaaagtatttttattaataaagcattgtataatttaaagtacaaTAAACACAtagttaatacataatatagtatgttagttaaattaaatatagatagatagatgtaaGAATAAATCATGCCCaccagtaaaaaatataaataaataaaaaaaaaattaaactaaattttct
It encodes:
- the LOC106709519 gene encoding cyclin-dependent kinase 4, with amino-acid sequence MSGASTSTTAQSPPAIASINDVSALFQTAKKYEELNVIGTGAYGTVYKARDLHNGGQIVAMKKVKVALTEDGIPLSTLREIALLRQLEAYRHPNIVRLLDVCHGGQSVDRDHQLVLFLVFEHVEQDLELYLKKAPGPLSENRIRSMSYDILCGVDFLHSHRIVHRDLKPHNLLVTAAGRVKLADFGLAKTYDTEMKLTSVVVTLWYRPPEVLLGVSYNTAVDVWSCGCVLAQLHTRSPLLPGSSDSDQLHCIFRLIGRPPRQEWPDNVSVVADSFPPYPARDLADILPRAHPNAVNMIKGMLVFDPAKRLTALDCLEHPYFTEEPLT